The following proteins are co-located in the Bosea sp. AS-1 genome:
- the accD gene encoding acetyl-CoA carboxylase, carboxyltransferase subunit beta, giving the protein MNWISEVVRPRIKTLFKRETPENLWIKCPDSGQMVFHKDVEANGYVIPGSEHHMRVTAPERLRLTFDEGKWLDVALPEVTIDPLKFRDEKRYLDRLKDARAKTGAQDAFKVGYGRVKGLPMTIAVQDFHFMGGSLGMAAGEAFIKGAETALEKKTPYVVFAASGGARMQEGILSLMQLPRTTVAIRRLRAAGLPYFVVLTNPTTGGVTASYAMLGDIHIAEPGALIGFAGPRVIEQTIREKLPDGFQRSEYLKDHGMVDMVVHRRDLPETLARLGRLLTRQPASEAAKAAPPQPVAEAV; this is encoded by the coding sequence ATGAACTGGATTTCCGAAGTCGTCCGGCCGCGCATCAAGACGCTGTTCAAGCGTGAGACGCCGGAGAATCTCTGGATCAAATGCCCCGATTCCGGGCAGATGGTCTTCCACAAGGATGTCGAGGCCAATGGCTACGTCATCCCCGGCTCCGAGCATCATATGCGCGTCACCGCGCCGGAGCGGCTGCGGCTGACCTTCGACGAAGGCAAGTGGCTCGATGTCGCGCTGCCCGAAGTCACGATCGACCCGCTCAAGTTCCGCGACGAGAAGCGCTATCTCGACCGGCTGAAGGACGCCCGCGCCAAGACCGGCGCGCAGGACGCCTTCAAGGTCGGCTACGGCCGGGTCAAGGGCCTGCCGATGACCATCGCCGTGCAGGACTTCCATTTCATGGGCGGCTCGCTCGGCATGGCCGCGGGCGAGGCGTTCATCAAGGGTGCCGAGACGGCCCTCGAGAAGAAGACGCCCTATGTCGTGTTCGCGGCCTCGGGCGGCGCGCGCATGCAGGAGGGCATCCTCTCGCTGATGCAGCTGCCGCGCACCACCGTCGCGATCCGGCGCCTGCGCGCGGCCGGCCTGCCCTATTTCGTCGTTCTAACCAACCCGACCACGGGTGGCGTCACCGCCTCCTATGCCATGCTGGGCGACATCCACATCGCCGAGCCCGGCGCGCTGATCGGCTTCGCCGGGCCGCGCGTGATCGAGCAGACCATCCGCGAGAAGCTGCCGGACGGCTTCCAGCGCTCGGAATATCTCAAGGATCACGGTATGGTCGACATGGTGGTGCATCGCCGCGACCTGCCGGAAACGCTGGCGCGCCTTGGCCGTCTGCTGACCAGGCAGCCGGCCAGCGAAGCGGCAAAGGCCGCGCCGCCGCAGCCGGTCGCCGAAGCGGTCTGA
- a CDS encoding TadE/TadG family type IV pilus assembly protein translates to MRQNRTRCLWSRFRRDAEGVALVEFAMLLPVMLIAYCGVVDVVQMVMANRKVTQLTLALADLTARFGAVAPADIDNILKASESVMMPFDGTAVSMTVSSVVIDANKIAKVCWSNASKGTTPLVRGTTVTLPASVNVPNTSVIMARASYDYAPITGYVLRDATYTLGNNLIYTRPRTGQAAGTANIEQVVRTGTPACPTF, encoded by the coding sequence ATGAGGCAGAACCGGACAAGGTGTCTTTGGAGCCGCTTCCGGCGCGACGCGGAAGGGGTTGCGCTGGTCGAGTTCGCCATGCTGCTGCCGGTGATGCTGATCGCCTATTGCGGCGTCGTCGATGTCGTGCAGATGGTGATGGCTAATCGCAAGGTGACGCAGCTGACGCTGGCACTTGCCGACTTGACGGCTCGCTTCGGGGCGGTGGCGCCGGCTGATATCGACAACATCCTCAAGGCTTCCGAGAGCGTGATGATGCCCTTCGACGGCACAGCGGTAAGCATGACCGTTTCCAGTGTCGTGATCGACGCCAACAAGATCGCGAAGGTCTGCTGGAGCAATGCGAGCAAGGGGACGACGCCGCTTGTGCGCGGAACGACGGTGACGTTGCCCGCCAGCGTCAATGTCCCCAACACCTCGGTGATCATGGCCCGGGCGAGTTACGACTACGCGCCGATAACGGGCTACGTTCTGAGGGACGCGACATACACGCTGGGCAATAACCTGATCTATACCCGCCCGCGGACGGGGCAGGCGGCCGGCACTGCGAATATCGAGCAGGTTGTCAGGACCGGTACGCCGGCCTGTCCGACCTTCTGA
- a CDS encoding TadE/TadG family type IV pilus assembly protein gives MTAILQAAGASPPGRGKKRLIRRFGRSQDGAAAVEFGFIAVPFFALLFAIIETALMFWTSEVLEESLSQTSRRLLTGQAVSRYNSTNPATNAQAFRDDICAAAPMGLIDCSKLYVDVKIYTDFAGAKSNTTSPVSNGKLDTSKFAYNEPQPGQIVVARAVLDYSLFLTSWASASLADLGAGHRALVATTVFRAEPFTTPSPGAGT, from the coding sequence ATGACGGCCATTCTCCAAGCCGCCGGCGCCAGCCCTCCGGGTCGCGGCAAAAAGCGATTGATCCGGAGGTTCGGGCGTTCCCAGGACGGGGCGGCAGCCGTCGAGTTCGGCTTCATTGCGGTGCCGTTCTTTGCGCTGCTCTTTGCCATCATCGAGACGGCGCTGATGTTCTGGACCAGCGAGGTGCTCGAGGAATCGCTCTCTCAGACATCGCGGCGCCTGCTCACCGGTCAGGCGGTCAGCCGTTACAATTCCACGAACCCTGCCACGAATGCCCAAGCGTTTCGCGACGATATCTGTGCGGCTGCGCCGATGGGTTTGATCGACTGCTCGAAGCTCTATGTGGACGTCAAGATCTACACGGACTTCGCGGGGGCCAAGTCAAACACCACAAGCCCGGTTTCCAACGGCAAATTGGACACCAGCAAATTCGCCTACAACGAGCCGCAGCCTGGGCAGATCGTCGTCGCACGTGCGGTTTTGGATTATTCCCTCTTTCTGACGAGCTGGGCCTCGGCTTCACTTGCCGACCTCGGTGCGGGGCATCGTGCCTTGGTGGCCACGACGGTGTTCCGGGCCGAGCCGTTCACGACGCCCAGCCCCGGAGCCGGAACATGA
- a CDS encoding folylpolyglutamate synthase/dihydrofolate synthase family protein — translation MGSSDTLLARFMALHPKLIDLSLGRILTLLERLGDPHKRLPPVIHVAGTNGKGSTIAFMRAILEAAGLSVHVYISPHLVRFHERIRLGAPGGGRFVEEDRLVEALERCEAANAGDPITFFEMTTAAGLLLFAENPADVLLLEVGLGGRFDATNVIAHPACTVVTPVSLDHSEYLGDTVTKIAGEKAGIFKRGAPAVIAPQEPEPTAVLEAAAERAGASKILIGAQDFNVHEAGGRLVYEDQDGLLDLPLPRLAGRHQHINAGTAIAALRAAGYGGLPVSAFEDGMRNADWPARLQRLSRGHLAELVPERAELWLDGGHNPDGGRVLAQAMADLADRNPAPLVMIAGLLSTKDAAATLGHFKGLAQMLYAVPIQNSLVARPAEEVAEAARGSGLQAEAASSVEQALRTIAARDWPAPPRILICGSLYLAGEVLSANGTLPS, via the coding sequence ATGGGGTCTTCCGACACGCTGCTGGCGCGCTTCATGGCGCTGCACCCCAAGCTGATCGACCTCTCGCTCGGCCGAATCCTGACCCTGCTGGAGCGGCTGGGCGATCCGCACAAGCGCCTGCCGCCGGTGATCCACGTCGCCGGCACCAACGGCAAGGGCTCGACCATCGCCTTCATGCGGGCGATCCTCGAAGCAGCCGGACTTTCGGTGCATGTCTACATCTCGCCGCATCTGGTGCGCTTCCATGAACGCATCCGCCTCGGCGCGCCCGGCGGCGGGCGCTTCGTCGAGGAAGACCGGCTGGTCGAGGCGCTGGAGCGCTGCGAGGCCGCCAATGCCGGCGACCCGATCACCTTCTTCGAGATGACGACCGCAGCCGGGCTCCTGCTCTTCGCCGAGAATCCGGCCGACGTGCTGCTGCTGGAGGTCGGGCTCGGCGGGCGCTTCGACGCCACCAACGTCATCGCTCACCCGGCCTGCACGGTGGTAACACCGGTCTCGCTCGATCATTCCGAATATCTCGGCGACACGGTCACCAAGATCGCCGGCGAGAAGGCCGGCATCTTCAAGCGCGGCGCACCGGCCGTGATCGCGCCGCAGGAGCCGGAGCCGACCGCGGTGCTGGAAGCGGCGGCCGAGCGTGCCGGCGCCTCGAAGATCCTGATCGGCGCGCAGGACTTCAACGTTCATGAGGCCGGCGGACGGCTGGTCTACGAGGATCAGGACGGACTGCTCGACCTGCCGCTGCCGCGGCTTGCGGGACGCCACCAGCATATCAATGCGGGCACGGCGATCGCGGCGCTTCGCGCCGCCGGCTATGGCGGCCTGCCGGTCAGCGCCTTCGAGGACGGCATGCGCAACGCCGACTGGCCGGCACGGCTGCAGCGGCTCTCGCGCGGACATCTTGCCGAACTCGTTCCGGAGCGCGCCGAACTCTGGCTCGACGGCGGGCATAACCCCGATGGCGGGCGCGTGCTGGCGCAGGCGATGGCCGATCTCGCCGACCGCAACCCGGCGCCGCTGGTGATGATCGCGGGCCTGCTCTCGACCAAGGATGCCGCCGCCACGCTCGGCCATTTCAAGGGGCTGGCGCAGATGCTCTACGCCGTGCCGATCCAGAATTCGCTCGTCGCCCGCCCGGCCGAGGAGGTCGCGGAAGCGGCGCGCGGAAGCGGCCTGCAGGCAGAAGCCGCGAGCTCGGTCGAACAGGCGCTGCGGACCATCGCCGCGCGCGACTGGCCGGCGCCGCCACGCATCCTGATCTGCGGCTCGCTGTATCTGGCGGGCGAGGTGCTTTCGGCCAACGGCACGCTGCCGAGCTGA
- a CDS encoding TIGR02281 family clan AA aspartic protease → MANPSTWALGVAAVAIGVSLSYTQWLAPKVDAEVPKATASRASDPPARRGPAILAVAADYRGHYVVHPTIDNYRIKMMVDTGASIVALTADDARALGIKPDKRARPMLLSTANGTVTAIRTLLREVRLGDIVVRNVDAVVMPPGALGMSLLGNSFLGKLQGYEVQTGRMVLRG, encoded by the coding sequence GTGGCGAATCCATCGACTTGGGCACTGGGCGTGGCGGCGGTCGCCATCGGCGTCTCGCTGTCCTATACGCAATGGCTCGCCCCCAAGGTCGATGCCGAGGTTCCGAAAGCCACCGCAAGCCGAGCATCGGACCCGCCCGCCCGCCGCGGGCCGGCGATCCTGGCTGTCGCCGCCGATTATCGCGGCCACTACGTCGTCCACCCGACGATCGACAACTATCGGATCAAGATGATGGTCGATACCGGGGCCAGCATCGTCGCGCTCACGGCGGATGATGCCCGCGCGCTCGGGATCAAGCCCGACAAGCGGGCGCGTCCGATGCTGTTGAGCACCGCCAATGGCACGGTGACGGCGATCCGGACCCTTCTGCGGGAAGTCCGCCTCGGCGACATCGTCGTCCGCAATGTCGATGCCGTCGTGATGCCGCCGGGGGCGCTCGGGATGAGCCTGCTCGGCAACTCGTTCCTCGGCAAGCTGCAGGGCTACGAGGTCCAGACCGGGCGGATGGTGCTGCGCGGCTGA
- a CDS encoding aldo/keto reductase: MQRSFGAGGPVVSSIGQGSWYIEQGDRREAIAALQRGLDLGLTHIDTAEMYGDGRSEAIIGEAIAGRRNDVFLVSKVLPHNASRQGVRAACERSLKHLKTDRLDCYLLHWRGPHPLTETFAAFEALKREGKILSWGVSNFDEDDLDEALAAAGQGKIACNQVLYHLRERAIEHAVIPWCERHGVAVTAYSPFGHHDFPEPGSAQGKVLAEIAAAHGATPRQIALAFLTHRASVFAIPKAGSAAHVADNAGALSLTLTDDDIGRIDAAFPRGRKPSSLPMI; this comes from the coding sequence ATGCAACGCAGTTTCGGAGCCGGGGGGCCGGTGGTTTCCAGCATCGGCCAGGGCAGCTGGTATATCGAGCAGGGCGACCGGCGCGAGGCGATCGCCGCCCTGCAGCGCGGGCTCGATCTCGGGCTCACCCATATCGACACCGCCGAAATGTATGGCGACGGCCGCTCCGAGGCGATTATCGGCGAGGCTATCGCCGGACGGCGCAACGACGTTTTCCTCGTCTCGAAGGTGCTGCCGCACAACGCCTCGCGGCAGGGCGTGCGCGCCGCCTGCGAGCGCTCCCTGAAACATCTCAAGACCGACAGGCTCGACTGCTACCTGCTGCACTGGCGCGGACCGCACCCTTTGACCGAGACCTTCGCCGCCTTCGAGGCGCTGAAGCGGGAGGGCAAGATCCTGTCCTGGGGCGTCAGCAATTTCGACGAGGACGATCTCGACGAGGCGCTGGCTGCAGCGGGCCAGGGCAAGATCGCCTGTAACCAGGTGCTCTACCATCTGCGCGAGCGCGCCATCGAGCATGCCGTGATCCCGTGGTGCGAGCGGCACGGCGTCGCCGTCACCGCCTACAGCCCCTTCGGCCATCATGACTTCCCGGAACCGGGCAGCGCACAGGGCAAGGTCCTGGCGGAGATCGCAGCCGCCCATGGCGCGACACCGCGACAGATCGCGCTCGCCTTCCTGACGCACCGCGCTAGCGTCTTCGCGATCCCGAAAGCCGGGAGCGCCGCTCATGTCGCGGACAATGCCGGCGCGCTGAGCCTCACGCTCACGGACGATGACATCGGCCGGATCGACGCCGCTTTCCCGCGCGGCCGCAAACCATCCTCGCTGCCGATGATTTGA
- a CDS encoding 2-dehydro-3-deoxygalactonokinase translates to MPKPLIALDWGTTRARAFLISETGEVMQRRLADQGIQSVPAGGYPAAFEALAGDLRRTAPEAAIVLAGMVGSRNGWVEAPYVACPASPEEIAAAGIAVDLAADTRATILPGLSCDDGAFDVMRGEETLVVGLGLADGLACLPGTHSKWAEIRGGRITRFASFMTGEVYGLLRNQSILARLAEEPAGEDASSGAARGRAAAGRPGGLLNAAFGARTEVLAGRMRGGEVGPFLSSLLVAQEIAGAQALFGATNRIHLVADGILAESYGAALAAAGIETTVTTPEAAFVSGVRRLAAGLAR, encoded by the coding sequence ATGCCCAAACCACTGATCGCGCTCGACTGGGGCACGACCCGCGCGCGCGCCTTCCTGATCTCGGAAACCGGGGAGGTCATGCAACGACGCCTTGCCGACCAAGGCATCCAGTCGGTTCCGGCTGGCGGATATCCGGCGGCCTTCGAGGCGCTGGCAGGCGACTTGCGCCGCACCGCACCCGAGGCGGCGATCGTACTCGCCGGCATGGTCGGCAGCCGCAACGGCTGGGTGGAGGCGCCCTATGTCGCCTGCCCGGCCTCGCCCGAGGAGATCGCCGCCGCCGGCATCGCCGTCGATCTCGCGGCCGATACCAGGGCCACCATCCTGCCGGGGCTGAGTTGCGACGACGGCGCCTTCGACGTCATGCGCGGCGAGGAGACGCTGGTCGTCGGCCTCGGCCTCGCCGACGGCCTCGCCTGCCTGCCGGGAACCCATTCGAAATGGGCCGAGATCCGTGGCGGGCGGATCACGCGCTTCGCCAGCTTCATGACCGGCGAGGTCTACGGGCTGCTGCGCAACCAGTCGATCCTGGCGCGCCTGGCGGAAGAGCCCGCCGGTGAGGATGCATCGAGCGGCGCCGCCCGAGGCCGCGCCGCGGCAGGCCGCCCCGGCGGGCTGCTCAATGCGGCCTTCGGCGCCCGGACCGAGGTTCTGGCCGGGCGGATGCGCGGCGGCGAGGTCGGCCCCTTCCTCTCCTCGCTGCTGGTGGCGCAGGAGATCGCCGGAGCGCAGGCCCTGTTCGGCGCGACCAACCGCATCCACCTCGTCGCCGACGGCATCCTGGCCGAAAGCTATGGCGCGGCGCTCGCGGCCGCGGGCATCGAAACCACCGTCACGACACCGGAAGCCGCCTTCGTCTCCGGCGTGCGCCGCCTGGCCGCCGGTCTCGCCCGATGA
- a CDS encoding type II and III secretion system protein family protein: protein MIRSSTRLAATGLAATLLCALSAAGARAQSAGPTPVLNVGTSEYAISRKLDLSIGRSLVVELPRDAKEVFVANPKVANAVVRTARKLFVIGIADGVTSMFVMDGEGRQITALEINVGRDLNVLRQTLRTALPNSQIEIKPAGDSILLIGSVPNASEATQAVDIANAFVGVSEKSDRKGAVINSLTIRDRDQVMVKVVVSEVQRKAIKQLGINSTGEWKLGKFSVTPSIDNPLPLQPQALSATAITAGLGNAQNFTLRALERAGLARVLAEPTVTAISGETAKFTAGGEVPIPKGQTCSYDNFNRRTCSIQIEYKPVGVTLNFTPIVLSDNKISMRIATEVTELDFENQLRLGGSEDAGLNMPAFRVRKSDTTVELPSGGTLATAGLIQRVSKQSLNGLPGLMNLPIIGTLFRSRDYQREETELMITATPYIAKPMQPTQVQRPDDGFVESHDSQAILLGRLNKIYGSGGGAVPQAYKGRVGFIAD from the coding sequence ATGATCCGTTCGTCCACCCGCCTCGCCGCCACTGGCCTCGCTGCGACGCTCCTATGCGCCCTCTCGGCTGCGGGCGCCCGTGCGCAATCAGCCGGGCCTACGCCCGTTCTGAACGTCGGCACCAGTGAATACGCAATCTCACGCAAGCTCGACCTGTCGATTGGGCGGTCCCTTGTGGTGGAGCTGCCGCGGGACGCCAAGGAGGTTTTCGTCGCCAATCCGAAGGTGGCGAATGCCGTCGTCCGCACCGCCCGCAAGCTCTTCGTCATCGGCATCGCCGACGGCGTGACCTCGATGTTCGTGATGGACGGCGAAGGCCGCCAGATCACCGCGCTGGAAATCAATGTCGGGCGTGACCTGAACGTGCTGCGCCAGACCCTGCGGACGGCCCTGCCGAACTCGCAGATCGAGATCAAGCCGGCCGGCGACTCGATCCTCCTCATCGGCTCGGTGCCGAACGCCTCGGAAGCGACGCAAGCCGTCGACATCGCCAATGCCTTCGTCGGCGTTTCCGAGAAATCTGACAGGAAGGGTGCGGTCATCAACTCGCTGACCATCCGCGACCGCGACCAGGTCATGGTCAAGGTCGTTGTTTCGGAGGTCCAGCGCAAGGCGATCAAGCAGCTCGGCATCAACTCCACCGGCGAATGGAAGCTGGGCAAATTCTCCGTTACGCCCTCGATCGATAACCCGCTGCCCCTGCAGCCGCAGGCGCTCTCCGCCACGGCGATCACGGCAGGTCTCGGGAACGCGCAGAACTTCACGCTGCGCGCCCTTGAGCGCGCCGGCCTGGCCCGCGTCCTGGCCGAACCGACCGTCACCGCAATCTCGGGCGAGACCGCGAAATTCACTGCCGGCGGCGAAGTGCCGATCCCGAAAGGCCAAACCTGCTCCTACGATAACTTCAACCGCCGGACCTGCTCGATCCAGATTGAATACAAGCCGGTCGGCGTCACCCTCAACTTCACGCCGATTGTGCTGTCCGACAACAAGATCAGCATGCGCATCGCCACAGAGGTCACCGAGCTCGATTTCGAGAACCAGCTCCGGCTGGGCGGCTCCGAAGATGCGGGCCTCAACATGCCGGCTTTCCGCGTCCGCAAATCCGACACGACCGTCGAGCTGCCCTCCGGCGGCACACTGGCTACCGCGGGCCTGATCCAACGCGTCTCGAAGCAGTCATTGAACGGCCTGCCCGGCCTGATGAACCTACCGATCATCGGCACGCTGTTCCGCTCGCGCGACTACCAGCGCGAGGAGACCGAGCTGATGATCACGGCAACGCCCTACATCGCCAAGCCGATGCAGCCGACGCAGGTCCAGCGTCCCGATGATGGCTTCGTCGAATCCCACGACTCGCAGGCCATCCTCCTCGGGCGGCTCAACAAGATCTACGGCAGCGGCGGTGGTGCGGTCCCCCAGGCCTACAAGGGCCGAGTCGGCTTCATCGCCGACTGA
- a CDS encoding ribokinase has product MIVVFGSINIDLVTQVERLPGAGETVLGPSYAVHPGGKGANQALAARRAGAEVALIGATGRDGFGEEALSLLAADGVDLSHVARVDAPTGAAFIAIDRQGANQIIVAAGANAEARPDALQRLPLGPQDILLLQREVPEEACLEAARLMKQAGGRVILNLAPAGPPSPMLLAFVDILIVNEHEALVLAETLGWAEREPDAIAQRLDGERGIAGVATLGAAGVVSWQGGTRQRLEAPRVTVVDTVAAGDSFTGAFAAALAAGDDLARALQQGLAAGSLACTQAGAQPSIPRATEIAALADRSFPQMR; this is encoded by the coding sequence ATGATCGTCGTCTTCGGCTCGATCAACATCGATCTCGTCACCCAGGTCGAGCGCCTTCCCGGCGCCGGAGAGACCGTGCTCGGGCCGAGCTATGCCGTCCACCCGGGCGGCAAGGGCGCGAACCAGGCGCTGGCGGCGCGGCGCGCCGGCGCCGAGGTGGCGCTGATCGGTGCGACCGGCCGCGACGGTTTCGGGGAGGAGGCTCTTTCGCTGCTCGCCGCCGACGGTGTCGACCTCAGCCATGTCGCCCGGGTCGACGCGCCGACGGGAGCGGCCTTCATCGCCATCGACCGGCAGGGCGCGAACCAGATCATCGTGGCCGCCGGCGCGAATGCCGAAGCCCGGCCCGATGCCTTGCAGCGGCTGCCGCTCGGCCCGCAAGACATCCTGCTGCTGCAGCGCGAGGTGCCGGAGGAGGCCTGCCTGGAAGCCGCACGGCTGATGAAGCAGGCAGGCGGGCGCGTCATCCTCAACCTGGCGCCAGCCGGCCCGCCTTCGCCGATGCTGCTCGCCTTCGTCGACATCCTGATCGTCAACGAGCATGAGGCCCTGGTTCTCGCCGAGACGCTCGGCTGGGCAGAGCGTGAACCCGATGCCATCGCCCAAAGGCTCGACGGCGAACGGGGCATCGCCGGCGTCGCCACCCTGGGCGCGGCCGGTGTCGTCAGCTGGCAAGGGGGAACACGGCAACGCCTCGAAGCGCCGCGGGTCACGGTCGTCGACACCGTCGCAGCCGGTGACAGCTTCACCGGTGCCTTCGCCGCCGCCCTGGCGGCCGGCGACGATCTTGCCCGCGCGCTGCAGCAGGGGCTTGCAGCCGGGTCGCTCGCCTGCACGCAAGCCGGCGCACAGCCGAGCATTCCGCGCGCAACGGAGATCGCCGCGCTCGCCGACCGGTCCTTTCCGCAAATGCGGTAA
- a CDS encoding Flp family type IVb pilin, protein MTKIFARFVKDESGATAIEYGLIAALVAVAAIGAMTTLGTNLKGLFTDIGTELAKR, encoded by the coding sequence ATGACCAAGATTTTCGCTCGCTTCGTCAAGGATGAGTCCGGCGCCACCGCCATCGAATACGGCCTGATCGCCGCCCTGGTCGCCGTCGCCGCCATCGGTGCGATGACCACCCTCGGCACGAACCTGAAGGGCCTGTTCACCGACATCGGCACGGAACTGGCCAAGCGCTGA
- a CDS encoding prepilin peptidase: MTLSQIVMLGVFPLAMAYAAASDLVSMTISNRLCLLLIAGFAVCATLLGLGMTEIGWHLAAGGLVLVVAFGLFAAGWIGGGDAKLAAATALWFGFDQLMPYLTMAAIFGGVLTVLILMLRKWPLPAPAASWGWAQRLHAANQGVPYGIALAFAALLVLPETSIWRAAIGL, translated from the coding sequence ATGACTCTGTCACAAATCGTGATGCTCGGTGTCTTCCCGCTGGCGATGGCCTATGCGGCTGCGAGCGACCTCGTCTCGATGACCATCTCGAACCGGCTCTGCCTCCTCCTCATCGCCGGCTTTGCCGTATGCGCGACCCTGCTGGGGCTGGGCATGACGGAGATCGGCTGGCATCTGGCCGCCGGAGGGCTTGTCCTGGTGGTTGCCTTCGGATTGTTCGCCGCCGGCTGGATCGGCGGAGGCGATGCCAAACTCGCCGCCGCCACCGCGCTGTGGTTCGGTTTCGACCAGCTCATGCCCTATCTGACGATGGCCGCCATCTTCGGCGGCGTTCTGACCGTTCTGATCCTGATGCTGCGCAAATGGCCTCTGCCCGCTCCTGCAGCGAGCTGGGGCTGGGCACAGCGTCTGCACGCCGCGAATCAGGGTGTCCCCTACGGAATCGCGCTGGCTTTCGCGGCGCTGCTCGTCCTGCCGGAAACGTCGATCTGGCGAGCCGCCATCGGCCTGTGA
- the cpaB gene encoding Flp pilus assembly protein CpaB, translating into MSPARIIILLVALAAGLGAAFLVQKPSQAPAPVAKTEPAPTVPVLVAAGDIPIGNTVSANDMRWLDWPLASVPAGVIRQDETPEAEKEIAGQVARYALLAAEPIRREKLIKTDGTGFLSAVLPSGMRAVAITTDSRGASTAGGFILPNDRVDVICTWRGESASGRGGEAFVSETLLRNIRVLAIGQNIQERNGEKVVVGETATLEVDPGQVEVLIQGQKTGTLSLALRSLKDAGDNAATPARNDNAMTLVRYGVTTKSVKP; encoded by the coding sequence ATGAGCCCCGCTCGCATCATCATTCTCCTCGTCGCGCTGGCCGCCGGCCTCGGCGCCGCCTTCCTCGTCCAGAAGCCGTCCCAGGCTCCGGCGCCAGTGGCCAAGACCGAACCGGCGCCGACAGTGCCCGTCCTCGTCGCTGCAGGTGACATCCCGATCGGCAACACGGTTTCGGCGAACGACATGCGCTGGCTCGACTGGCCGCTCGCCAGCGTACCGGCCGGCGTCATTCGCCAGGACGAGACGCCCGAGGCCGAAAAGGAGATCGCCGGACAGGTCGCGCGCTACGCCCTCCTTGCGGCCGAACCAATCCGCCGCGAGAAGCTGATCAAGACCGATGGGACCGGCTTCCTCTCAGCCGTTCTGCCTTCCGGCATGCGCGCGGTCGCGATCACGACCGACAGCCGCGGTGCCAGCACCGCCGGCGGCTTCATCCTGCCGAACGACCGTGTCGACGTGATCTGCACCTGGCGCGGGGAATCCGCGAGCGGGCGCGGCGGCGAGGCTTTTGTCAGCGAAACCCTGCTGCGTAACATCCGCGTCCTCGCGATCGGACAGAATATCCAGGAGCGCAATGGCGAGAAGGTCGTTGTCGGCGAGACGGCCACGCTCGAGGTCGATCCCGGCCAGGTCGAGGTCCTGATCCAGGGCCAGAAAACCGGCACTCTGTCGTTGGCGCTCCGCAGTCTCAAGGACGCCGGCGACAACGCTGCTACGCCAGCCCGCAACGACAATGCGATGACACTGGTGCGCTATGGCGTCACCACCAAGAGCGTGAAGCCATGA
- a CDS encoding L,D-transpeptidase has protein sequence MRRVLGILAVLFLSVFGAAQASAGVNVRVDIAAQRMTVTTPEGEVYDWKISSGRKGFRSPNGVYRPTRLEKNWYSRKYGGAMPHAVFFRGGYAIHGTPAVGALGRPASHGCIRLHPANAAKLFALVKKYGASQTRIALNGAAPDNLSRFAKASTHKGKAAHLAKAHGGKAKVAKAKTHRSHAVTVAKQARSHGWEAARGQIMLRPALPAGAYGYQPYYPSSYGHGSGWR, from the coding sequence ATGCGTCGTGTCCTCGGCATCCTCGCCGTTCTGTTTCTCTCCGTCTTCGGGGCCGCCCAGGCCTCGGCGGGCGTCAACGTCAGGGTCGACATCGCGGCCCAGCGGATGACCGTGACGACCCCGGAGGGAGAGGTCTACGACTGGAAGATCTCCTCCGGTCGCAAGGGCTTCCGCTCGCCAAACGGCGTCTACCGGCCGACACGCCTCGAAAAGAACTGGTACTCTCGGAAATACGGCGGTGCGATGCCTCATGCCGTATTCTTCCGCGGCGGCTACGCTATCCATGGCACACCCGCGGTCGGCGCGCTCGGCCGCCCGGCCTCGCACGGCTGCATCCGGCTGCACCCCGCCAATGCGGCGAAGCTCTTCGCGCTGGTGAAGAAATACGGCGCGAGCCAGACGCGCATCGCGCTCAACGGCGCCGCGCCGGACAATCTCTCGCGCTTCGCCAAGGCTTCGACGCATAAGGGCAAGGCGGCCCATCTGGCCAAGGCGCATGGCGGCAAGGCTAAGGTCGCCAAGGCCAAGACGCATCGCAGCCATGCCGTCACCGTGGCCAAGCAGGCCCGGAGCCATGGCTGGGAAGCGGCGCGCGGCCAGATCATGCTGCGGCCGGCGCTCCCTGCGGGTGCCTATGGCTACCAGCCCTATTACCCGAGCAGCTACGGGCATGGTTCCGGCTGGCGCTAA